The following DNA comes from Fervidibacillus albus.
CCTATTACGATTGGCTCGATCGCCTCGTCGACTTTTTTGAAAGTGAAGAAATATTTAAACACGTACCAAAATGAAATGATTGGAAATTTGGGACTGTCCAAAAAGAACAGCCCTTTCATGAAAGGCGGATGGTGAATTTTGGTTACGGCGCATTCCACGAGCACGTCCTCAGCCTCCTCATCTCGCAAGCTCGTCTGCGGGGTCTTCGGCTCGTGCTGTTCCCGTTGGAGTCGCCGCCACCTTCCCTTTCATCAAAAAAGGGGCTGATTGGACAGTCCCCTATTACTAAGTATATATAATCCTTTTAGCAACTGGTAAGATTCAACAACCGGTTAGTTTCTTCTCTCTATCCATATTTTAAACTTTTAACACCATTCTTATCGTTTGTAACTTCATCCCTTCAAAATCCTCCTCAAATTCGTCCACTTTTTGAAATCCTTTTGCATTATAAAAGGCTTGACCAATTTGATTATCCTTCTCCACATGTACATACAATTCTTTAACGGTTTCTAGCTCGCTAATCCCTTCTTGCAAAAGGGAGGTTCCAATTCCTTTCCCTTGATACGGTGGCAAAATATAAATCGCCATAAGTTTCCCCTTCCCTTTTTTCACCGGAGAAAAATTCGCAAAGCCGACGATCTTTCCATCCATTTCCGAAACGAGAACGATCGAACGTTCCAAACGCATTTCCATCATCGTATCGTTATAATACGTTTGTAAAAATTTTTCTTGAACGTCGAAGGGAATAATTCCTTCATACGTGTCATTCCAACTCACTTTTGCAACATGCTGCACATGGGGAATATCTTCTTTCTTCATTTTTCGTATGGAATACATCACTTCCACTCACCCTATCTCCTTTCTTCGAACCGTCAAAATCTATCGAACATAAATTTCTAAACTACTTCTCCAAGTTTCTCGATGCTAAACTTTCGCGGATGATTTTCGCTCTATATACGTCACGATCTTCGGTATTCATCTCTTTTCCGGCAAATTGTTGTATAAAGGCTGGTTGAGTCATAACCATCAACTCATTCAATGTACTAGTACTCACCCCTCGAATAATATCCAGGTCAACGCCGAGTCGCACGTCCGAAATTCGCTGTGCCGCCTCTTTAGAGTCAATCATCGTCGCAAAGGATAAAATTCCGAACGATCGGCTAATGTGATTAATCATGCGTATACCGGATTCAGCCAACAACCTTTTTCTCGCCATTCGTTCTTGTTCAACGATTTCGTTAACGACACCGTTCAACGTATGAATAATCTCTTCTTCCGATTTCCCTAAAGTAATCTGATTAGAAATTTGAAAAATGTTCCCGAATGGTTCACTGCCCTCTCCGTACATCCCTCGAACCGCCAATCCAATTTGATTGATGGCAAAAAAAATCGGGTTAAGCTGTTCCGTAATGACAAGCGCAGGTAAATGTAACATTACAGACGCACGAATTCCAGTTCCAACATTCGTCGTACAACTCGTTAAATAGCCAATCTTTTCATCATAGGCATAGTCAAGTTGGGACTCAAAAACATCATCGATTTGCCCCGCCAAATCCCACGCTTCCAGAAGCTGTAGTCCAGGGAGCATGCATTGAATTCGCAAGTGATCTTCTTCATTAATCATAATACTAATCGATTCATTATCACTTAAAACAACTCCACCATTTCTAGAATGATTTGCCAGTTGTTGACTAATTAAATGCTTCTCTACAAGCAATTGCTTTTCCAGTTCATTTAACTCACGCATTGTAAACCATTCAAAGTTTCCGAAGTCATGCGTATCCAATTCCCTTGCTGCTTGTAATAATTCTCGAAGTACCATATTCGATTTTTCGTGAGTCGCTCGTATAGGAAAAACGTATTCGTGTAAATTACGTGCAATACGAATTCTACTACTAATTACAATATCCGAATTAGGACCTTCACCTTTCATCCAATCGCTTGCCGCCTGTTCAATAAATCGATGAACGGACATGGGCGTTCACTTCCCTTCTCCATATAATTTCATTGGCTCGATAACTTTTTCTCGAGTTCACGGATTTGATCACGAATATGAGCTGCTTGTTCATACTTTTCTCGTTCAATAAGGGATTGCAACTCGTTTTTCAACATCGTAAGCTGCTGTTTGTCTTGGATCAAGCTCTTTTTTCGTTTTGGAATTTTCCCATGATGGGCTACCGTTCCGTGATTACGTTCTAGCATCGATGTTAAGCGGTCCGCAAATTGTATATAACATTCCACACAACCCACTCGTCCGGTTTTAACGAACTCGGAATATGATAAGCCGCATTTTGGACATTGGATATCCCTCGGTGATTCTTTTTCCACAACGGGTAATTCATTGTTCCCCTCACCATCGAGTAGTCCTGACAATAAGTGTTCATTCAAAACTCCATTTGGTATTCCTTGTATATTATTTTCTTGTTTCTTTGCACATTGGTCACAAATATAAATCTCAATTTTTTCTCCATTAACGATCTTCGTAAAAGATACGGTAGCTGGATCTTTACCACATTGTTGACAGATCATTTCCTTTGCCTCCTTTAACGTATTTTTTCATCCTCTCCATAAGTACTTCCTTGGAAAATAGTGAGCATATTCCCCTTCCAACACACTTGCATGTTGGTCCCTGATCGCTTTGGTCAAAAAGCGACTTCCTTTATATGTATTTCCCCAACTCGGTCCTTCACCGAAATCGGATTTGGATTACAACGGTGAATTTAATCAACATTTAACCAAGTGCACAACAACATAGTCTAGAATCATACTCTATAAAATTCTGAAAATAACGCATATAGAATCTTTCTACTATTATAAAATATATTTTCCATACAGCCAACAACCCCGGAAGCATTCACAACCGTCTTACTTTTATTTTCAACAAAAAAGAAATTCCTTTAAAAGCTTTCTTGGATATGGATTATATTACGGTAGGTGGAAGGATCTATTTCAACGTTTTACCGTAAAAATGAGGATTTCACTTCGAAATTACTTTGTATGTGGTGGAAAAATGATTCAGTTTTCCTAACATCATAAACAATTTAGGTAAAAAAGGACGGAACAAACAATGTGTTCTCTAAAGATGTGAAAATAAAATTGAATAAATTAATATGATAAAAATCGTGTGATTCTCAAAAATTTTGGTCAATCATAAAACTCAACCCTTTTCAAGTATGAAAGAGAGGAAAGGTATCGGTGGATATTTTTGTCGAAATCGAAACAAATATTATTCATAGTACAGCATCATTTCGTCTTTTTCATCTATGCTTATCCTTCCTTTATGAATGAGCTCATTGAACTGTCTCAAACAGTGGGAAGGACGATTCTCATAAAGGGAGATCGACCGTCCTTCTCATCGTTCAATATCAAACTAAAACGGAAAACAACGAGAATCAAAAAAGAAAGCTTCACTTCAAGAAATCGAAGGCCGTTGAAGTTGATGAAAAAATTGAGCGGTCTTGCGAATCATTTCCGCCGGAAGTTGTTTAGAGTTGCTCCACTGTTTAGGAGATACTCCGTACATCCGTTTGAACTCTCGGCTAAATTGAGAAGAACTCACGTAACCGACTTCCATAGCTGCTTCGTTTACATTCATTCCACTTGCCATCTTAATAGCAGCATTGTTTAACCTCATTGCCTTTAGAAACTGGATAGGTGACATGGTGGTGGCCTCCTTGAATTTCCGATGAAATACAGCCCGACTCATTCCTACATGTGCGGCCATGTCTTCTATCGTGATCGATTTGTCCAAATTGGAAGACAAATACTCAATTGATCGGGCAATTTCGTTACAAACACCGAATGCCCGCTTGACCGATTCACCTGCTTCTCCTTTCAAAATGGTATAGTATAGTTCCCGAAGTCGACCGTTTCCAAGAACAGCCGTATCCATAGGGTTATCTCCTAATTGGAGCAATCGGTACAGCGCCTCAGTAAATGCATCGTCCCAATGAGAAAGCACTAAACCTTCTGGATGAGGACCACCTTTAGGTTTTCGAATTGGACCAGTAGCACTTTCCATCTCAATGATCAGTTCCGTCATTACATGCGTATCTAAAGAGATGTAGACGCCTAAAAGAGGGTTTTCTGGTGAAGCTGTAGGAGTTCCAGCCTCTACTGGCATGGACATAGTGCAACACATGTACTTACTACTATCGTATACATATGACTTTCCGTGAAGTATCGCTTCCTTAGTTCCACTCACAATGGCCACTACAGTAGGTTTGTACACCGCCGGAGCACATCGAAGGGAATCTGTCACTCGAAAAAGCTGTACACCTTTGATCCCCGTATCGATCATGCCATCTTCATTCATTCTTTTCTCGATAAGGTTTTTAATTTGTTGTTTACTCATGTAAACATCATATCACAAAAACGGAATTATACAACTTCTATAATACGATTAGGCAAGTTTTTGAGATAAATTCGTCTAGTTTTTAACTATTATTGAGATATATAATACATTCAAACGAATAAACCATGGCCTACGGAAAGTACAAAAAAGCTGTTCACCGTCCTGTATACGAAACGTACAAAATCAGCTTTTGTCAAACATGGAAGCTTATAAAGTTTACGATCACCTTGACAAACCGAAACGCGGAAAAAATAGTAAGAAAAAGAACAGAAAATAAGGAGGGAACCGATGAAAACAGAAAATAGATTTGGACCAAAAGGATGGACGCCGGAGCGACTAGGATCATTGAAAGGTAAAACATATGTTATTACCGGAACTACAACAGGTATAGGATATGAAGCAACACGGCTCCTACTTTCCAAAGGAGCTAAAGTAGTAATGCTAAATCGGGACGGTACGAGATCAGCCGCTATTATAAAAAAATTGAAAAATGAACTTGGCGATAATGTGGACGTTAGTTTCATACACATGGATTTATCAATACTTGATTCTGTGCGAAGAGCAGCATTAAAAGTAAAGAAGCAAGTTCCAAATATTGACGCGCTAATTTGCAATGCAGCGATTTCCCAGATTGCTAGACAGGAAATTACGATCGATGGATTTGAAAGCCATCTTGGAGTGAATTACTTTGGGCATTTCCTTCTGTGCGGATTGCTTTTCGACAAAATTGAAGAATCGAAGGGACGTATTGTAATCGTTGGGAGTAACGCATATAAAATGGGACTAAAGAGGATTAATTTCGAAGACATGAACTTCGACACTCATTATAATGCATGGAATCCATATGCCCATAGTAAGTTAGCATTAATGATGTTTGCCTATGAATTACAACGTCGTATACAAGCAAAAAATAAAAACGTACAAGTTTATGTTTGTCATCCCGGTGCATCAAGAACGGATTTAATAAAGGGGGAAAATCTTAACAAATTTGTAAAAACTCTTTGGGCGATCCTATCTCCATTTATGGCTCAATCCGCTGAAAAAGGTTCTTGGCCTCTAGTTTTATGTGCTACAGAAGATATGTTGAAATCAGAAGCGTATTACGGACCTACAAAAAGATCCGAGTTGGTGGGGCCAGTCGATGAGTGTGTCCTAGAAAAACACGTCCTAGACAGGAAGGATGCGGCCAAACTATGGACCGTTTCTGAACAGAAGACATCTTTTAAATGGGATCTATAGTCGTGATATGCTCCCACCACTATTAGCATGTGGTGGGAGCCTTCTTTCGGAAAACAGTAAAAAAGATAAAATTTTAAGAAAAAAAAACACAGAATGCATTCAGTCCCTAAATTGTTAATGCTTTTGAATCATTTGCCCTAAAAAATGGTGTTAAATAAAGAAAATGGGTCGACTCTATTTTTCTCTCGACATACCCATCAGTTCATGGCAATGAATTTTTTCTTTGAACAACAAAAAAGATTCCTAAACATTCGGCTCTCTAAAAATTAGACGAGCATATTACGAATGTCTGGAAATCTTTAAATCTTGTAAATTCACACATACCTTCTTTTTAAAGATAGAATACCATTTCCGTCCAATATTCCCAGTTGTTCATTTTCTGTTCTTTCATCTTTATTCGGATTACCCAAACAAAAATGCTTTCACTTCTTCGTTAAAATCTGAGTTAAATGCTTTAGATGAAGTTGCAAGTCCATGTTCCATAGAGAGTCTATTTGTCTGCAACGTTTTAATGGCGCTGTTCGTTAATGTTGCCATTTTTTTGTTACTTATAACGTTTATATACCGACTGTCCGTTTCCCATATTTGGCTAATTTCTTTTGGCCAAGCACCCTTTGCTTCTCGATTATCAATGACAACGGCTTTCGTCGACTTTTCCTGCATCGCAAAAATTAACAATTCTGCCATTGCCTTCCCCTCTTCTAATGTCACAAAAAAATTCGTATTTTTAATGAAAAAAATTTCTCCTTCTATCCAATACGTTGTTGTTTTCGGTAGTTTGTCATCAAATGTATTTTTCATTGTTCAACCTCCTTACAACAGTTTCTAATTCAGTGATTTGTTTTATGTAACGATATTATACCTCTCACGAATTTTAATAACTAGATGTATTTATATGAAAAACTTGCCTATTTGTATCATATCATTTAATTTTATAAGTAAGTATAGGTTGAAAGATTAAAGTGAAATGGGGGTGTATCGTTTAGAATACTAGAACGCTATTATTAAAACATAATTTAAGAGTATTGAAAATGGGACCATAAAAGCGAATACGACATTGTTCGTATGGACAGATTATGTGAAAGGAGCGGACTTCATTACCTATTTTGACTTCTCAAAAAACAGAAGTCCAAAAAAAACTAGTAAATTTCGCTACTTTAGAAGGAAATTTAGCTCATTTTCAGTTGAAAGGAAAAAGAAAATTTTCCTTTTTCCTAACTCAGTCTACTTACGATATAATGTGGAATTAAGAAAACAAACTAATATTACAAATTATTAATCCTCATATCTACAATGACCGGATAATGATCACTAACAGGTTTACCTTCTACCCAAACGGAATTATCTACCCGATACGTATCAACAATAATCTGATTTCTAGAAACGAAACAAAAATCAATTGGCCTCAATAGTTGGAAATTTAGTGGTAGAAACCAATTCATTGTTCCGTGGGACATGCTGTCACTTGCCAAATATTTACTATCTGATAAAATTTTTGATTCAATGATTTTATCATATGCATCGGATTTTTCGAAAAAGTTAAAATCGCCAGTGAGTACGATCGGAGTATCAAATTCTTTTATTTTTTCTAACAATAAATCTACACTTTTGCTCCGAGCCGTTTTCCCCACATGATCCAAATGCGTATTGAAATGTGTGTAAGTTTCTCCTGTTACTTTATTTGAAAGGGTCACCCAAGTGCAAATTCTATTGGCAACTGCGTCCCAACCAATCGATACTTCATCAGGTGTTTCCGATAACCAGAACGTTCCACTGTCAACAACTTCATATTTGTCTTTCAAGTAAAAAATCGCTGCATATTCCCCTAATGTATCCCCATCATCCCTACCGACACCTACGTAGCTATAATCGTCCAACATGGATGGTAATCCGTCTTCTTCTGACATCCAATAGGCGTCACCTTCTTGAATGCCTATGGAGTCCGGCATATAATTTATAATTTGATCAGCTAAATGCTGTTTTCGATTCATCCATTCCTCGTAATTACTCGCCCCATATCTTAAGTTATAGGACATTATCCGAATCTGACCATCTTGAAGTTCTTTAACAGTTTTTACTTTTGGTATATACAGGATATATGAAACGAATGAGATCAAAAGGAGCAATAATACAAATAAATATTTATGTTTCTTTATGAATGTTGTCATCAAATATTCACTCCATCCATGATTCATTATTTTAAACGAAGTAGGAAAATCAGTGCCTTCTCAATTTTGTACCCCTTATCTTATAAAAACAGGTTTCGCTGAATTAGTCGAAAATTGTCGAACAGAAGTTACATAAAAAATTGAAAAGTATCTTATGAAACGTTTAAGGCCTAGTTCTATAATGTGAAGAAAATCCTGTTTTTCAACTATCCTGAACCTGGTGTCCTTATTTAAGTAGTGTAAAGGAAATTGAGCATAAAAAAACACCTACGCTTTGTAGATGCTTTTATGTTCAATCGCCTAATATAAAAATTACGAATTAGTTTTATTATTGATCAGCCACGCAATTGCAACAAAGTAACCGATGATCGGTGAAATTCCATATCCCATTATTGGAACAGGAAAATTGCCAAATAGTGTAGAAATCAAAACAATGATGAAATACACTCCGAGGCCTATTGACGGTAACCTAGCATGTTGCGGTGGAAAGAAAAATGGCAAAGGTAGTATTCCAAGAGAAATGATCCCTAAAACAAACCAGCCAACACCCATATTAGCTACCATTTTTACGATTTCTTCAACATAAGGTACCGGGGGTAGATGATCTAAATACTGCCACGAAAGGATGATAATGAAAGAAAATAGTCCTAAAACACTTAAGCGATGAGCTCTCTTACTTATTTTATTAAATAAAATAATTGCCATCGAAATAATAAAAGCAGTAGCTTGAGAAGCATCCGGTTGGAAAGCGAGGAGAAGCGCCACTCCCATAGTAATGATCATCGGGGTCTTCCAATTTGATTTTTTCGAA
Coding sequences within:
- a CDS encoding GNAT family N-acetyltransferase, with amino-acid sequence MMYSIRKMKKEDIPHVQHVAKVSWNDTYEGIIPFDVQEKFLQTYYNDTMMEMRLERSIVLVSEMDGKIVGFANFSPVKKGKGKLMAIYILPPYQGKGIGTSLLQEGISELETVKELYVHVEKDNQIGQAFYNAKGFQKVDEFEEDFEGMKLQTIRMVLKV
- a CDS encoding endonuclease/exonuclease/phosphatase family protein, translating into MTTFIKKHKYLFVLLLLLISFVSYILYIPKVKTVKELQDGQIRIMSYNLRYGASNYEEWMNRKQHLADQIINYMPDSIGIQEGDAYWMSEEDGLPSMLDDYSYVGVGRDDGDTLGEYAAIFYLKDKYEVVDSGTFWLSETPDEVSIGWDAVANRICTWVTLSNKVTGETYTHFNTHLDHVGKTARSKSVDLLLEKIKEFDTPIVLTGDFNFFEKSDAYDKIIESKILSDSKYLASDSMSHGTMNWFLPLNFQLLRPIDFCFVSRNQIIVDTYRVDNSVWVEGKPVSDHYPVIVDMRINNL
- a CDS encoding SDR family oxidoreductase; protein product: MKTENRFGPKGWTPERLGSLKGKTYVITGTTTGIGYEATRLLLSKGAKVVMLNRDGTRSAAIIKKLKNELGDNVDVSFIHMDLSILDSVRRAALKVKKQVPNIDALICNAAISQIARQEITIDGFESHLGVNYFGHFLLCGLLFDKIEESKGRIVIVGSNAYKMGLKRINFEDMNFDTHYNAWNPYAHSKLALMMFAYELQRRIQAKNKNVQVYVCHPGASRTDLIKGENLNKFVKTLWAILSPFMAQSAEKGSWPLVLCATEDMLKSEAYYGPTKRSELVGPVDECVLEKHVLDRKDAAKLWTVSEQKTSFKWDL
- a CDS encoding UvrB/UvrC motif-containing protein, with translation MICQQCGKDPATVSFTKIVNGEKIEIYICDQCAKKQENNIQGIPNGVLNEHLLSGLLDGEGNNELPVVEKESPRDIQCPKCGLSYSEFVKTGRVGCVECYIQFADRLTSMLERNHGTVAHHGKIPKRKKSLIQDKQQLTMLKNELQSLIEREKYEQAAHIRDQIRELEKKLSSQ
- a CDS encoding protein arginine kinase — translated: MSVHRFIEQAASDWMKGEGPNSDIVISSRIRIARNLHEYVFPIRATHEKSNMVLRELLQAARELDTHDFGNFEWFTMRELNELEKQLLVEKHLISQQLANHSRNGGVVLSDNESISIMINEEDHLRIQCMLPGLQLLEAWDLAGQIDDVFESQLDYAYDEKIGYLTSCTTNVGTGIRASVMLHLPALVITEQLNPIFFAINQIGLAVRGMYGEGSEPFGNIFQISNQITLGKSEEEIIHTLNGVVNEIVEQERMARKRLLAESGIRMINHISRSFGILSFATMIDSKEAAQRISDVRLGVDLDIIRGVSTSTLNELMVMTQPAFIQQFAGKEMNTEDRDVYRAKIIRESLASRNLEK
- a CDS encoding AraC family transcriptional regulator; translation: MSKQQIKNLIEKRMNEDGMIDTGIKGVQLFRVTDSLRCAPAVYKPTVVAIVSGTKEAILHGKSYVYDSSKYMCCTMSMPVEAGTPTASPENPLLGVYISLDTHVMTELIIEMESATGPIRKPKGGPHPEGLVLSHWDDAFTEALYRLLQLGDNPMDTAVLGNGRLRELYYTILKGEAGESVKRAFGVCNEIARSIEYLSSNLDKSITIEDMAAHVGMSRAVFHRKFKEATTMSPIQFLKAMRLNNAAIKMASGMNVNEAAMEVGYVSSSQFSREFKRMYGVSPKQWSNSKQLPAEMIRKTAQFFHQLQRPSIS